A section of the Neorhodopirellula lusitana genome encodes:
- a CDS encoding DUF2126 domain-containing protein, with translation MTIRVALHHKTSYKYDRFISVGPQMVRLRPAYHGRTPIPAYQLTVSPKDHFVNWQQDPFANPIARLIFDKPVDHLSVTVDLVADMTVINPFEFFVDEAAESWPFEYDADTKKQLAAYLEPGPITPALDEWIKTLPKKSDRTIDFCVDVNRAAQDRIGYKIRLEPGVQTPEETLTLSSGSCRDSAWMLVDAFRQMGLASRFVSGYLIQLAADQESLDGPSGPTEDFCDLHAWTEVFLPGAGWVGLDPTSGLLAGEGHIPLACTPSYSGAAPISGGHEACEVEFDHEMTVTRVHEDPRVTKPYVDSTWEKILEAGDRVDEVLEENDVRLTMGGEPTFVSIDDMDHPQWNTDAVGEDKRVLSNVLLKRFREKLAETDLISKGSLLHYGQGKWYPGEQLPRWALTCLWRRDGEPIWHDDQWLADEGKDYGYTHEDAQKFIRSLSRELGISAKMTFPVHEDIFHYLWKEDRLPVDIDPADPRLKNPNERAMLMRTFGNGLGTPVGYVLPLRRAWWQAQPGWIGGTWPVRGGKLYLIPGESPIGLRLPLDRLPADSFSTAAFYTAPADPTMPHAPLQSSYKGSRGEIPRGNEAYNAASQGGTTGAGGRFDRPSDIPTTPVNQQTLDDEVDDDLPTSDDIVHTALCVEARFGRLHVFMPPAQRLEDYLDLVSAVEQTCQATQLPVVVEGYLPPPDERVEFFKVTPDPGVIEVNTQPSSNWRSLVELTQTLYEEARLSRLGTEKFDLDGHHTGTGGGNHVVLGGAKPADSPFLRRPDVLGSMIRFWHNHPSFAYLFSGKFIGPTSQAPRMDEARPDSVYEMEIALKQLPPVGTDVPPWLVDRLFRDLLVDLTGNTHRAEICVDKLYSPDSSTGRLGLVELRGLEMPPHWQMSLAQQVLIRACVAAFWKTPYTEPLKNWGPMLYDRYLLPYFVWQDMQDLTAELTRMGVAVDGEWFAPHHEFRFPLMGELVVDGVRLELRSAIEPWYVMGEEPGASGTSRFVDSSLERLQVLVEGMDPDRYAVTCFGTRVPLHKTGVSGQAVAGLRYRAWQPPRCLHPTIGIHTPLQFDLIDLKANRSVGGCTYHAVHPGGVCSDNFPINAKEAESRRAARFDAFTMTGGEIVVPNLPPRTGSEPYPITMDLRRL, from the coding sequence ATGACGATTCGAGTTGCTCTGCATCATAAGACCTCTTACAAGTACGACCGATTCATTTCTGTGGGGCCGCAGATGGTGCGACTCCGGCCGGCCTATCATGGTCGGACGCCGATTCCGGCTTATCAGCTGACGGTTTCTCCGAAGGATCACTTCGTCAATTGGCAACAAGATCCGTTCGCCAACCCGATCGCGCGGTTGATCTTTGACAAGCCGGTCGATCACTTGTCCGTTACGGTGGATCTCGTGGCCGACATGACGGTTATCAATCCGTTTGAGTTCTTTGTTGACGAAGCGGCTGAGAGCTGGCCATTTGAGTATGACGCAGACACTAAAAAACAGTTGGCGGCTTACCTAGAACCAGGCCCGATCACGCCAGCGTTGGATGAGTGGATCAAGACGCTGCCCAAGAAAAGCGACCGCACCATCGACTTCTGCGTCGACGTCAATCGTGCCGCTCAGGATCGCATCGGCTACAAGATTCGTTTGGAGCCCGGAGTCCAAACCCCAGAGGAAACGCTGACCCTTTCGAGCGGTTCATGCCGCGATTCTGCGTGGATGTTGGTAGACGCGTTTCGGCAAATGGGCCTGGCGTCTCGTTTTGTATCGGGCTATTTGATTCAGCTTGCCGCGGACCAAGAATCGCTGGATGGTCCATCGGGACCAACCGAGGATTTCTGCGACTTGCACGCCTGGACAGAGGTCTTCTTGCCGGGGGCTGGGTGGGTCGGCTTGGACCCAACGAGCGGTCTGCTTGCCGGTGAAGGGCACATTCCGCTCGCGTGCACGCCTTCCTATTCAGGTGCGGCTCCGATTAGCGGCGGTCACGAAGCTTGTGAAGTTGAATTCGATCACGAGATGACGGTGACCCGGGTCCACGAGGATCCGCGTGTGACCAAACCCTATGTCGACTCGACGTGGGAAAAGATTTTGGAAGCGGGGGATCGCGTCGATGAAGTCTTAGAAGAAAACGATGTGCGTTTAACGATGGGTGGCGAACCCACGTTTGTGTCGATCGACGACATGGATCATCCGCAGTGGAACACTGATGCGGTCGGCGAAGACAAGCGAGTCCTAAGCAACGTGTTGCTGAAGCGTTTCCGTGAAAAGCTTGCGGAAACCGACTTGATTTCCAAAGGCAGTTTGCTGCACTACGGCCAAGGGAAGTGGTATCCCGGCGAGCAGCTTCCACGTTGGGCGTTGACCTGTTTGTGGCGTCGCGACGGCGAGCCGATTTGGCACGATGATCAGTGGTTAGCCGACGAAGGCAAAGATTACGGTTACACGCACGAGGACGCGCAGAAGTTCATTCGCAGTCTTTCCCGCGAGCTTGGCATCAGTGCCAAGATGACCTTCCCGGTCCACGAAGACATCTTCCATTACTTGTGGAAGGAAGACCGGTTGCCGGTCGATATTGATCCGGCTGACCCGCGTTTGAAGAACCCCAATGAACGCGCCATGTTGATGCGCACATTCGGCAACGGCTTGGGAACTCCGGTCGGCTATGTGTTGCCGTTGCGTCGTGCTTGGTGGCAAGCTCAACCGGGCTGGATCGGAGGAACTTGGCCGGTTCGTGGTGGGAAGCTGTACCTGATTCCTGGTGAGTCGCCGATTGGATTGCGTTTGCCGCTGGATCGCCTGCCCGCTGACTCATTCAGCACCGCTGCGTTCTATACCGCTCCGGCCGACCCGACGATGCCACACGCTCCGTTGCAGTCCAGCTACAAGGGCTCTCGCGGTGAAATTCCACGTGGCAACGAAGCGTACAACGCTGCCAGCCAAGGTGGGACCACGGGGGCTGGCGGTCGATTTGATCGTCCTAGCGATATCCCCACGACGCCGGTGAATCAACAAACTCTCGACGATGAAGTCGACGACGATTTGCCGACCAGCGACGACATTGTGCACACCGCACTTTGCGTGGAGGCTCGCTTTGGCCGCTTGCATGTCTTCATGCCGCCCGCACAACGCTTGGAGGACTATCTCGACTTGGTTTCGGCCGTGGAGCAGACCTGCCAAGCGACCCAGTTGCCGGTCGTGGTCGAAGGGTATTTGCCACCGCCGGATGAGCGAGTGGAGTTCTTTAAGGTCACACCCGACCCAGGTGTGATTGAAGTGAACACGCAACCTTCGTCCAACTGGCGATCACTGGTTGAACTGACACAGACTCTTTACGAAGAAGCTCGTCTATCCAGACTCGGAACCGAGAAGTTTGATCTGGACGGACACCACACCGGTACCGGCGGCGGGAACCACGTCGTCCTTGGCGGTGCGAAGCCGGCCGACAGTCCGTTCTTGCGTCGGCCAGATGTGCTGGGAAGCATGATCCGGTTCTGGCACAACCATCCATCGTTTGCTTATCTGTTTAGCGGTAAGTTCATTGGCCCGACGAGTCAGGCACCGCGGATGGACGAGGCGCGACCGGATTCCGTCTATGAGATGGAAATCGCATTGAAGCAACTCCCACCGGTTGGTACCGATGTGCCGCCGTGGTTGGTGGACCGGTTGTTCCGCGACTTGTTGGTGGACTTGACCGGCAACACGCACCGCGCGGAAATTTGTGTCGACAAACTTTACTCGCCGGATAGCTCGACTGGCCGATTGGGCTTGGTGGAACTGCGTGGGCTGGAAATGCCGCCGCACTGGCAGATGAGTCTGGCACAACAGGTTTTGATCCGCGCTTGCGTGGCCGCGTTCTGGAAGACGCCCTACACCGAGCCTTTGAAAAATTGGGGGCCGATGCTGTACGACCGGTATCTGCTTCCATATTTCGTTTGGCAGGACATGCAGGACCTGACTGCGGAATTGACCCGTATGGGAGTGGCGGTTGACGGTGAATGGTTTGCACCTCACCACGAATTCCGCTTCCCCTTGATGGGCGAGCTTGTCGTTGACGGGGTTCGGCTTGAGCTGCGTAGTGCGATCGAACCTTGGTACGTGATGGGCGAAGAGCCCGGTGCCAGTGGCACGTCACGTTTCGTTGACTCGTCGCTCGAACGGCTGCAGGTATTGGTCGAGGGCATGGACCCGGATCGCTACGCGGTGACTTGTTTCGGAACGCGAGTGCCGTTGCACAAGACCGGTGTTTCGGGCCAAGCCGTTGCTGGGCTGCGTTACCGAGCCTGGCAACCGCCACGTTGTTTGCACCCAACGATTGGGATTCATACCCCGCTGCAGTTCGATTTAATCGATCTGAAGGCGAACCGTAGTGTGGGTGGCTGTACCTACCACGCGGTGCATCCAGGCGGCGTTTGCTCAGACAACTTCCCGATTAATGCCAAAGAGGCGGAGTCGCGTCGAGCTGCAAGATTCGACGCCTTCACGATGACGGGAGGTGAAATTGTTGTCCCCAATTTGCCGCCGCGAACGGGATCGGAGCCCTACCCGATCACAATGGACCTGCGTCGGCTATGA
- a CDS encoding circularly permuted type 2 ATP-grasp protein translates to MSTAADPSPPLSLLQYEKQGGSYDEARADDGSIRPHWAAIEKTFNQIGPEGLDDRSTQIEQLIRENGLTFQVDARRPYSEGDESQTPGGLSPNQSGGVLQIEPSRPWQLATVPIAFSDSDWQVLANGLSQRVRILETILADLLGPQNLVHERIIPPELLWGNPRFYRAYHQLGQPSRAHAAVTRSGPDGPMHIDAVIDQANPRLHVTAFDIVRGDRGRWWVTGDRTRAPSGLGYLLENRIVLSRALPHLHRRANVRRLAPFFESLRWHFRSLAPRSRDNPRVALLTPGPGSYREFEDAYLARYLGYTLVQGRDLAVRGQRLNLKTLGGLLPIEVLWRHVSDRKCDPLELDPMSHEGCTGLMQMIREKQVAVANSLGAALAEMPALLPFLQASAKRLLGEEVMLPSVATYWCGHDGPRQHVLDNMDSLIIRSAYAINDACPSVPDNRTPEERDRLIQQIKSQPHRFVAQEKLSHSLTPVWVDGKLKPWHLTLRSFQLQSASGVEVLPGGLARVSPKSDLLGRSPTSGQLTQDCWVISDAPVDHETTLLSLEPETIKIRRSGAELPSRVAEHLFWLGRYVERCESIARLLRTTLTRLAGEVELDEMSEMPRLVKALAAMGQLEPDYAIAELEGGLPQLDSMLPASVFDTSTSRGLQASAVGALRNATAVRDRISLDAYRIFRSLHTEVVVRARPRGANVIAAIERLNLSITLLLGFSGLAAESLTRTHGWRFVLLGRRIERAHQTAELLLATLSDPVINESELCEAILDATDSLMTYRSRYLAIVQPAPTIDLLVTDESNPRSLHFQLQDIEKLLIDLPTSETQVDLGVDERIVSDLMKRLLKADPYELSHCSDAGRREQLTQLAEAICDGMPKLATAVEARYLIHTAQAQTLTGAKINATP, encoded by the coding sequence TTGTCGACCGCCGCCGATCCATCTCCGCCACTCTCGCTTCTACAGTACGAAAAGCAGGGTGGTAGCTATGACGAGGCTCGCGCCGACGATGGAAGCATCCGCCCGCACTGGGCCGCGATTGAAAAGACTTTCAATCAGATCGGCCCAGAGGGATTGGACGATCGATCTACTCAGATCGAACAGCTGATTCGCGAAAACGGCCTGACCTTTCAGGTCGATGCGAGACGTCCGTACAGCGAGGGCGATGAGTCGCAAACGCCCGGGGGGCTTTCGCCCAATCAGTCTGGCGGTGTGCTCCAGATCGAGCCGTCCCGACCTTGGCAATTAGCGACGGTGCCGATCGCCTTTTCGGACTCGGATTGGCAGGTCCTGGCGAACGGCCTTTCGCAGCGAGTGCGAATTCTTGAAACCATCCTGGCGGATTTGCTCGGACCCCAGAACCTCGTTCACGAACGGATCATTCCACCGGAACTATTGTGGGGCAATCCACGGTTCTATCGGGCTTACCACCAACTCGGTCAGCCATCCCGCGCCCATGCCGCGGTGACTCGGTCGGGACCTGACGGTCCGATGCATATCGACGCCGTCATTGATCAAGCCAATCCACGACTGCATGTCACGGCGTTCGATATCGTTCGCGGCGATCGTGGTCGTTGGTGGGTAACAGGCGATCGAACCCGGGCACCGAGCGGTTTGGGTTACTTGCTTGAAAACCGAATCGTCTTGAGTCGGGCGTTGCCGCATCTTCACCGCCGCGCCAACGTTCGCCGACTCGCACCGTTTTTCGAATCGCTGCGTTGGCACTTTCGGTCATTGGCGCCACGGTCTCGGGATAACCCACGCGTGGCATTGTTGACCCCGGGTCCTGGCAGCTATCGAGAGTTCGAGGATGCCTACTTGGCTCGATACCTCGGTTACACGTTGGTTCAAGGTCGTGACTTGGCCGTTCGTGGGCAACGATTGAACCTGAAAACACTCGGCGGTCTTTTGCCGATCGAAGTGCTTTGGCGGCACGTGTCGGATCGAAAGTGCGATCCACTTGAATTGGACCCGATGTCTCACGAGGGTTGCACGGGTCTGATGCAGATGATCCGTGAAAAGCAAGTTGCGGTGGCCAATTCCTTAGGTGCGGCATTGGCGGAGATGCCAGCGCTGTTACCTTTCTTGCAAGCTTCCGCGAAGCGACTCCTGGGCGAAGAGGTGATGTTACCCAGTGTGGCAACGTATTGGTGTGGTCATGATGGCCCTCGTCAACACGTGCTCGACAACATGGATAGCCTGATCATCCGAAGCGCCTACGCGATTAACGATGCCTGCCCGTCGGTGCCCGATAATCGTACGCCCGAAGAGCGGGACCGACTGATCCAGCAGATCAAAAGCCAGCCTCATCGCTTTGTTGCGCAAGAGAAGCTTTCTCACAGCCTGACGCCGGTTTGGGTCGATGGCAAATTGAAACCGTGGCATTTAACACTACGCTCTTTCCAACTTCAGTCCGCCAGTGGCGTCGAGGTCTTGCCCGGCGGCCTTGCCCGTGTGAGCCCGAAGTCAGACCTGTTGGGGAGGTCACCCACCAGTGGGCAACTGACTCAGGATTGCTGGGTGATCAGCGATGCTCCCGTCGATCACGAAACCACGTTGCTGTCGCTTGAACCCGAAACGATCAAGATCCGCCGCAGCGGAGCCGAGTTGCCCAGTCGCGTGGCCGAGCATCTGTTTTGGTTGGGACGATACGTTGAACGGTGTGAGTCGATCGCTCGCTTGTTGCGAACCACTCTGACTCGTTTGGCGGGTGAGGTCGAACTCGATGAAATGTCCGAGATGCCAAGGCTTGTCAAAGCACTTGCCGCGATGGGGCAATTGGAACCTGACTATGCGATCGCCGAACTGGAAGGTGGTCTGCCTCAGTTGGATTCGATGTTGCCGGCAAGCGTGTTTGATACCTCAACGAGCCGCGGACTGCAGGCTTCCGCGGTGGGAGCGTTGCGAAATGCGACGGCGGTACGGGATCGCATTTCGCTGGACGCGTATCGGATCTTCCGCAGTTTGCACACCGAAGTGGTGGTCCGTGCTCGACCGCGTGGGGCCAACGTCATTGCAGCGATCGAACGACTGAACTTAAGCATCACGTTGCTGCTTGGCTTTAGTGGCTTGGCTGCTGAAAGCTTGACTCGTACACACGGCTGGCGTTTTGTTTTGCTGGGCCGGCGTATTGAACGGGCACATCAAACGGCTGAGCTTTTGTTGGCCACGCTGTCAGATCCGGTCATCAATGAAAGCGAACTTTGCGAAGCGATTTTGGACGCGACAGATAGCTTGATGACGTATCGATCTCGCTACCTTGCCATCGTGCAACCCGCTCCCACCATCGACCTGTTGGTCACCGATGAATCCAACCCGCGTTCACTGCACTTTCAGTTGCAGGACATTGAGAAACTGCTGATTGACCTGCCGACCTCTGAAACTCAGGTCGATCTTGGCGTGGACGAACGGATTGTTAGCGACCTGATGAAGCGACTTTTGAAAGCGGATCCATATGAATTGTCGCACTGCAGTGATGCGGGACGTCGTGAGCAACTGACCCAGTTAGCGGAGGCGATTTGTGACGGCATGCCGAAGCTTGCAACGGCAGTGGAAGCTCGCTATCTGATTCACACCGCGCAAGCGCAAACTTTGACCGGTGCAAAGATCAACGCCACGCCATAA
- a CDS encoding sialate O-acetylesterase, whose amino-acid sequence MIRCRAFCVLLMSCLLHANGISSHQVAAEVRLPSVFADHMVIQQQRPIRVWGWAEPGEAVSVAIGESQASATADKLGQWEATLPAMDASKQSHQITVNGSTSITLKDVLIGEVWVCSGQSNMAWTVQSSDNAAEEIANANHPLIRHITVPRKFAVLPQDDFQGSWQVCSPSTVGGFTAAGYFMGRTLNEKLDIPIGLINSSWGGTRIDPWTSLEGWSSEDSLKSIHQSALLHTPNTSQHRERIAQHVETTQAWLDAAKQSLANQAAVPAQPPFPAEIAPYQNHQDPTVLYNAMIHPIERFPIRGAIWYQGESNHNEGMLYRDKMQALLHGWRERWGQGDFPFYFVQIAPYQYGTEDPTILARFWEAQEAAAKTIPNVGMVVINDVGNVKNIHPTNKQAVGKRLAQLALKNDYGFEDIVAVSPQFESLRTEGNQLVVKFSNAGGGLKTRDGKSPTHFEIIGASSGGFHEATATIQGDSVVLQSDRVKEPVAFRFAWNKIAEPNLAGGTGLPVGAVRGGEVPSFVNRLPLDDYKLVYDLDLNKLGSKIQYDVDQSESVDKFSRVAYLVELVTEAGDTKSIFVSMDAFTDDASQLGVPTVDSKAMFQSKVQSVVVQSNSNGTVESSELKAANLEFWPHNYGAPNGAKVKGASSSVYDFGDAPSDPVNGYGSMQVHDTEGKKTLFAINSWRSGKNADVGIGNSPGKNTDWTFAKNASDYPSKRLRVFVK is encoded by the coding sequence ATGATTCGATGCCGCGCGTTTTGCGTTTTGTTGATGTCGTGTTTGCTTCATGCGAACGGAATTTCTTCTCACCAGGTTGCTGCAGAAGTGCGGCTGCCAAGTGTTTTTGCTGACCACATGGTCATCCAGCAACAACGCCCTATTCGGGTTTGGGGTTGGGCTGAACCCGGTGAAGCGGTCAGCGTCGCGATCGGCGAATCTCAAGCTTCGGCAACCGCTGACAAACTTGGTCAGTGGGAAGCGACGCTCCCCGCCATGGATGCTTCCAAACAGTCGCACCAGATCACCGTCAACGGCAGCACTTCGATCACGTTGAAGGACGTGTTGATTGGTGAGGTTTGGGTTTGTTCGGGCCAATCCAACATGGCTTGGACCGTTCAGTCATCGGATAACGCGGCGGAGGAGATTGCGAACGCCAATCATCCGCTGATTCGTCATATCACAGTGCCACGTAAGTTTGCTGTGTTGCCCCAAGACGACTTTCAGGGATCGTGGCAGGTTTGTTCTCCCAGCACGGTGGGCGGGTTCACCGCTGCGGGGTACTTCATGGGACGAACCCTGAATGAAAAACTAGATATCCCCATCGGTCTTATCAACTCCAGTTGGGGTGGAACACGAATCGACCCTTGGACCTCGTTGGAAGGTTGGTCTAGTGAAGATTCATTGAAGTCCATCCATCAATCGGCGCTGTTGCATACGCCAAACACTTCGCAGCATCGCGAACGAATTGCACAACATGTCGAGACAACACAGGCGTGGTTGGATGCCGCCAAGCAAAGTCTTGCCAACCAAGCTGCGGTTCCTGCGCAACCGCCGTTTCCAGCCGAGATCGCACCGTATCAAAACCATCAAGATCCTACCGTTCTTTACAACGCGATGATTCACCCGATTGAACGTTTCCCGATCCGTGGTGCGATTTGGTACCAAGGGGAATCCAATCACAATGAAGGGATGCTCTACCGCGACAAGATGCAAGCTCTGCTTCATGGCTGGCGCGAACGATGGGGACAAGGCGACTTCCCGTTCTATTTCGTTCAGATCGCACCGTATCAATACGGGACTGAAGACCCCACGATTCTGGCTCGCTTTTGGGAGGCCCAGGAAGCTGCAGCGAAGACCATTCCCAACGTCGGTATGGTGGTGATCAATGATGTTGGCAACGTCAAGAACATTCACCCGACCAATAAACAAGCCGTTGGGAAACGACTCGCGCAATTGGCATTGAAGAACGACTATGGATTCGAGGATATCGTTGCGGTCAGTCCACAATTTGAATCGCTTCGCACCGAAGGGAACCAGTTGGTCGTTAAGTTTTCCAACGCGGGCGGTGGACTGAAGACGCGTGATGGTAAGTCGCCTACTCACTTTGAGATTATCGGTGCCAGCAGTGGCGGTTTTCATGAAGCCACCGCGACCATTCAAGGCGATTCGGTTGTGTTGCAAAGTGACCGAGTGAAAGAACCAGTTGCGTTTCGTTTTGCCTGGAACAAGATTGCCGAGCCAAATCTAGCTGGCGGGACTGGCCTTCCCGTTGGGGCAGTGCGTGGTGGCGAGGTACCAAGCTTCGTCAACCGATTGCCGCTGGACGACTACAAACTTGTGTATGACCTGGATCTGAATAAGCTCGGCTCGAAGATTCAGTACGATGTCGACCAAAGCGAATCGGTGGATAAGTTCAGTCGTGTTGCCTACTTGGTTGAGTTGGTTACCGAGGCTGGGGATACCAAGAGTATCTTTGTTTCGATGGATGCCTTCACTGACGATGCAAGTCAGCTCGGCGTCCCAACCGTGGACTCCAAGGCGATGTTCCAAAGCAAAGTGCAATCGGTGGTGGTGCAGTCCAACTCCAATGGCACGGTTGAATCAAGCGAGCTTAAAGCGGCTAACCTTGAGTTTTGGCCACATAACTATGGTGCTCCCAACGGTGCAAAAGTGAAGGGTGCGTCGTCAAGCGTCTATGATTTTGGCGATGCGCCTAGTGATCCAGTCAATGGCTATGGCAGCATGCAAGTGCATGACACGGAAGGCAAGAAGACCTTGTTTGCGATCAATAGCTGGAGATCAGGAAAAAATGCGGATGTGGGGATCGGCAATTCCCCAGGCAAAAACACGGACTGGACTTTTGCGAAAAACGCATCCGACTATCCGAGTAAACGACTTCGCGTCTTCGTTAAATAA
- a CDS encoding histone deacetylase family protein has product MRLYYTDHFELPLPETHRFPMDKYRCLRQHVVASPDHQDDTLLVPTAATDQQLLLCHDAEYLDRVVSGTLSKAEIRRIGFPWSPKMVERSRRSTGATIAASRAALADGVAANLAGGTHHAFADAGEGYCVFNDAAVAIRVLQDRNEIERAVVIDLDVHQGNGTASILSGDDSAITLSIHGVKNFPLRKVASDLDIALPDGTGDDAYLSALEGALGQMLRSGPFDLVIYLAGADPFQHDRLGRLSLTFEGLQRRDETVLRWCQTHGFPVAISMAGGYADRISDIVQIHATTLKTASRLSKLK; this is encoded by the coding sequence TTGCGGCTTTACTATACCGATCATTTCGAACTGCCTCTGCCCGAGACCCATCGTTTTCCGATGGACAAGTATCGGTGCCTACGGCAACACGTCGTCGCTTCGCCCGATCACCAGGACGATACGTTGCTTGTGCCGACTGCGGCAACCGACCAACAATTGTTGTTATGCCATGATGCGGAATACCTTGATCGTGTTGTCAGTGGCACGCTTTCGAAGGCGGAAATTCGGCGAATCGGATTCCCGTGGTCGCCGAAAATGGTCGAGCGATCACGACGTAGTACCGGAGCTACCATTGCCGCATCTCGGGCGGCTTTGGCCGATGGTGTTGCCGCCAACTTGGCTGGGGGGACTCATCACGCCTTTGCCGATGCAGGGGAAGGTTACTGTGTTTTTAATGATGCAGCCGTAGCGATCCGCGTGCTTCAAGATCGAAATGAGATCGAGCGGGCGGTTGTGATCGATTTGGATGTGCACCAGGGCAATGGCACCGCCTCCATTCTTTCCGGCGATGATTCCGCAATCACGTTGTCGATTCATGGTGTCAAGAACTTCCCGCTGCGAAAAGTTGCTAGCGATCTGGACATCGCCCTGCCCGATGGCACGGGCGACGACGCCTATCTGTCCGCACTTGAGGGTGCTTTGGGGCAGATGCTGAGGTCGGGGCCGTTCGATTTGGTGATTTACTTGGCTGGCGCGGATCCTTTCCAACACGACCGTTTGGGCCGGCTTTCGTTAACCTTTGAGGGACTTCAGCGTCGTGATGAAACGGTGCTACGCTGGTGTCAAACCCATGGTTTCCCAGTGGCGATCTCCATGGCGGGGGGCTACGCTGATAGAATCAGTGATATCGTGCAGATACACGCCACGACACTGAAAACCGCCTCGCGTCTAAGCAAGTTGAAATGA